The window GGAACCGGGGCGCTGGACTCTGCGCCGCAGCCGCCTGCCGCTGCAGTTCGGCGACGCCGAACCCTCCCCCCACCTCCCAGGAGCCTGATTCATGCGCCTCTACAGCCTCGTTGCACTGACCCTGTTCAGCCTCGCCAGCCAAGCCGCCGAGCTGCGTTTCAGCCTAGTGAAGACCGCGGAAACCGAGGCCCGTGAGGCCCTCACCGTCGAAGGCGGCGAATGGACGCGCAAGGTCAAGGTCAACCACGTCGCCGTGCTGATCCAGCACCATGCCGCGACCCTGCTGTTCGATACCGGACTGGGCCGCCAGGTCGACAGCCAGTTCGCCGAGATGCCCGCCTGGCTGCGGCCGCTGCTGGAGTACGGCCCGGTGCTGCCGGTACGCGAGCAACTGGATAAGGACGGCATCCGCATCGACCGCATCCTCCTGTCGCACGCCCACTGGGATCACGCCTCGGGGCTGGCCGACTATCCGGAGGTACCGGTCTGGGCGCCGTACGAGGAGATCGAGTTCGCCGAAATCTCCACCCCGCCGGCGATCCTGCCCAGCCAGTTCCAGCATGCGGTCAAGTGGCGCCCCCTGGTCTTCCAGCCCTGGCCGTTCCTCGGCTTCGAGGACAGCCTGGATCTGTTCGGCGATCGCAGTGTGGTGCTGGTTCCCCTGAGCGGCCACACCCCCGGCTCGGTCGGCTTGTTCCTGACGCTCGCGGATGGCCGCCGGTTCTTCTTCACCGGCGATGCCAGTTGGCGCCTCGCCGGCTTCACCGGCCCGCACGAGAAGTTCTGGTTCAGTCGCCGCCAGGTCGACAACGATCGCGAGGCGACCCGCAACATCCTGCAGCGCGTGCACAACCTGCTGGCCAAAGAACCGGAACTGACGGTGATTCCGGCCCACGACGGCGAGGCCCAGGAATCCCTGGGGTTCTACCCGCGCTGGGTGGAATGAGCGACCCACAAAACCCAGCCGACTAAGGTCTAAAAGCCGTCGTGGCTGTCTCGTGTTTTATTACAACTCGTAACAGTACGGTCATAAATCCGCCTGTCTGCATCCACGAGGAGATAACAATAATGCACGCGACCCCTCTCGCCCGTGCCGTGGCCCTCGCCACGCTCGGCGCCAGCTTGACTCTACCCAGCCTGGCCCAGGCGGAGTTCATCAAGGACAGCAAAGGCAGTCTCGAACTGCGCAACTTCTACTTCAACCGTGACCTTCGTCAGGACAGCTCTCCGGCTCCGACTCAGGCCAAACAGGAAGAATGGGCCCAAGGCTTCCTGCTGCGCCTGGAGTCCGGCTATACCGAAGGTAGCGTCGGTGTCGGCGTCGATGCGCTCGGCCTGCTCGGCGTCAAACTGGACTCCAGCGCCGACCGCAGCGGCACCGGCCTGCTCAAGCGTGATCGCGAAACCGGCGAGGCTCAGGACGAATACGGTGAACTGGGCCTGACTGCCAAGCTGCGCGCCTCGAAGAGCACCCTGAAGGTCGGCACCCTGCTGCCGAAACTGCCGGTCGTGCAGTACAACGACACCCGCCTGCTACCACAGACCTTCAGCGGTGGCGCGCTGAACTCCATGGAAATCGACGGCCTGACCTTCGATGCCGGCCGCCTGCGGCAATACAACCAGCGTGACTCCTCGGACTACGAGGACATGGTCATAAACGGTGGCGGCAAGCGCAATATCACTGTAGCCAAGGGCACCACGGCGGATCATTTCGACTTCGCCGGCGGCAGCTACAAGTGGACCGACAGCCTGAGCACCAGCTACCACTACGGCCAGCTCGACGGGTTCTACCAGCAGCACTACCTGAACCTTATCCACGTGTGGCCGATTGCCGACAAGCAATCGCTGAAGTCCGACATCCGCTGGGCACGCTCCACCGATGACGGCACCAGCAACGTCGACAACAAGGCGCTCAACGCCATGTTCACCTACACCTTGGGTTTCCAGTCCTTCGGTCTTGGCTATCAGAAGATGAGCGGCGACACCGGCTTCGCCTATATCAACGGCACCGACCCCTACCTGGTGAACTACATCCAGATCAGTGACTTTGCCAACAAGGACGAGAAATCCTGGCAGGCACGCTACGACTACAACTTCGCTGGTTTGGGCATTCCCGGCCTGACCTTCATGACCCGCTATGTCACCGGCGACAACGTCGATCAACTGACCACCAGTGGCGAAGGCACGGAATGGGAACGCAACATGGACATCGCTTACGTGTTCCAGGACGGCCCGCTGAAGAACCTCGGGCTGAAATGGCGTAACGCGACCGTGCGCAGCAACTTCGCCAACGACCTGGACGAGAATCGCCTGATCGTCAGCTACACCATGCCGCTGTGGTAACAGCCCAAGCATGAAAAAGGCTATGTCCCGGTTACGCGGTGCATGAGGCAGTGCTTTTTGTAGGAGTGGATTTATCCGCGAGCCAGGGATAAAGGTGGTGCCAACCCTTTCGCGAATGAAATCGCTCCTACCGGTTCGGCATGTGCTGACGGCCCACAGGGCAAGGGATGCTGCACTCCGGATTGCATCCGGGCTACGACATCTCCAACACCTAACAGGGACAGAGCCATGAAAAAGCCCGCCGATTGGCGGGCTTTTTCATGCAGCGCGGCGAACCGCCGATCACTCCTGATTGATCGAGCCGATCTTATGCACCGTCAGGTCGGCGCCGTAATACTCGTCTTCCTGGCTCAAGCGGATCCCGACCGCCGCCTTCAGCAAGCCATACACCAGGAAGCCGCCGACCAGCGCCACCAGCACGCCGAGGCCGGTGCCGATCAGCTGGCTGCTCAGGCTGACGCCGCCCAGGCCGCCCAACGCCTGCTGGCCGAAGATGCCGCAAGCGATGCCGCCCCAGACCCCGCACAAGCCATGCAGCGGCCAGACGCCGAGCACATCATCGACCTTCCACTTCACCTGAGTCGCAGTGAAGGCCCAGACGAACAGGGCACCGGCGACCAGCCCAGTCGCCAGCGCACCGACCGGATGCATCAGGTCAGAACCGGCGCAGACCGCCACCAGCCCGGCGAGCGGGCCGTTGTGCAGGAAACCGGGGTCGTTGCGCCCGACGAACAGCGCCGCCACCGTGCCGCCAACCATCGCCATCAGCGAGTTGACCGCCACCAGGCCACTGATACCGACCAGCGTCTGCGCACTCATCACGTTGAAGCCGAACCAGCCGACGATCAGGATCCACGAGCCCAGGGCCAGGAACGGGATGTTCGACGGCGCGAACGCCACCAACTTGCCGTCGCGATAGCGGCCGTTGCGCTTGCCGAGCAGGACCACCGCGCCGAAGGCCAGCCAGCCGCCCATGGCATGCACCACCACCGAGCCGGCGAAGTCGTGGAAGCTGGCGCCGAAACGCGCGCTCAGCCAGGCTTGCAGCCCGAAGTTGCCGTTCCAGATCATCCCCTCGAAGAAGGGATAGACGAAGGCGACGATCAGCAACGTGGCACACAGTTGCGGGCCGAACTTGGCACGCTCGGCGATGCCGCCGGAAATGATCGCCGGGATCGCTGCCGCGAAGGTCAGCAGGAAGAAAAACTTCACAAGCGCATAGCCGTGGTCGGCGGTCAGCGCCGCCGCCGGTTCGAGGAAGGTCACCCCGTAGGCCACCCAGTAACCGATGAAGAAATACGCCAGGGTGGAAATGGCAAAGTCGGAGATGATCTTCGACAGGGCATTGACCTGGTTTTTCAACCGTACCGTGCCCACTTCGAGAAAGGCGAAACCGGCATGCATAGCCAGCACCATCACGGCGCCCAGCAGAATGAACAAGGTGTTGGATCCGTGAAGCAGGGCTTGCACGGCGTTATCGAGGTTTTCCATCGGCGCTGACGACTCCGGCGTTGAGGGAAAAAGCACCAAATAAGCTCACGCCCCGCCAGAAGCGCACCATCCTGAGACCTTCATGCACCAGAACGAACGCCGTTAACGACCCGACTTGGTACATAAGCATTTGGCAGAAAACCGTGAACTTGGACTTTTTCTTTATTTTTCATTTATTTGAAGCGGATTTATGGCGACAATCCCAGCGACCATTACGCCCAAACACAGGGCACACCGCTCCAACTTCGCACCACCGCAATGCAATAGCTATACCAGTTACCTCGCTGAGCAATAGCGCAGAAACCTTCGCCAAGCAGCCAATGTCGTGAATCGGCGTTCGCTCACGCCCCCGCGCGGTGCGCCGGGTCAGTTGGCAATGCCGCCTGCCCCCAACAGAAACCGTCAAAAACAACCCACTTCGACTTCAGGACACTAGACTCATAGCCCTGAAGCCATTTTTCATGGAGAGTCCGCATGACCACGACGAACAAATCGGATGCGCTAGTGGCTGAGTTTCAGGCCCTGGTCGGTGACACCGAGAAGCTGCTCAACGAGACCGCCAACCTCGCCGGAGCGGAGGCCGAGCAACTGCGCACCCAGGTGCATGAAAGCCTGAAACGCGCGCGTGAAACCCTGCAGGGTGTCGAAGAAACGCTTCGCGAACACAGCAAGGCCGCCGTCGATGCCACCGAAACCTATGTCGCCGATCACCCTTGGCAGTCCCTCGGCCTGGCCGCCGCGCTAGGCTTTCTCCTCGGGCTACTGGCCGGGCGTCGTTAAGCATGTCCGACGGAAGGGAATCCACCCCGCACCACGCCTCACCGCGCCGCCTGGGCGCCGCCCTGCTCGGCTTGCTGCATGGCCATGTCGAGCTGTTCGGCATCGAACTGCAGGAACAGAAATCCCGCACGCTGAGCTTGCTGCTGTTCGCCGGTTTCGCCCTGATCTTCGGCCTGCTGCTGCTCGTGGGCTTGTCGACGCTGCTGCTGATCCTGTTCTGGGATAGCTATCGGCTGGCGGCCATCATCGGCCTGTGCCTGCTCTACGTCGTCGCCACGGCGTATTGCGCCGTGCGCCTGCGGGCGGCGGTTGCCGATGAATCTTCCCCTTTCAGCGCCACGCTCGAAGAGCTGGCGCGCGACCGCGAGCGCCTGTTGCCATGAATCTGCCCACCCTGCCGCCCAACGCCAGCCGCCAGGAGCTGCGCAAGGCCTTGATCCGTCTGCGCCTGGAAATGCATCGTCAAGAGATCCGCCATGAATCGCAGCTGATCCTGAAGCCCCTGCACAAGGTCCGCGGCATAGCGACGAACTGGCAGCAGACCCTTGGCCTCAGCCACGCACCACTCTGGGGCATCGCCGGTGTGACCGCGCTGGCTTTTTTCGCCGGCAAAGGCCGCGGACTGCGCCGCTGGCTGCGGATTGGCGCGCTCCTCTATCCAGCATTGATGACGGCCTTGCGCCGACCATCCGGTACTGCTGCGCAAGAGCCGGCAGGAAAAACCTGACACTGTCCCGCCGCTGGCCACACTCTTGCTAAACGTTTGAGTTGCCGGTGTTTTCATCGGCAATCAGGCCTGCTCCATGGTGGGTAGGCCGGAAGAAAGATTAAGGACTTCATCGTGATCGATGGGTAGCCGCTTGTCTGCTCTCAGCCGCTCATCGATACCGCCGCCAGCCTGATCGCCGGCACCGAAGCGCTTGGCCAACTGCTCGCCGAAGGCTGGAATGAACGCCGGCCGATCCTCTCCAGCGCCTACCGTGACACCACCTGCAACCAGTACTGCCTGAACGCCGGGCAATTCATCGACAACGGCAAACGCCTGCCGCGGATGGATATCGACGCGGCGAGCTCTAGGCCTTCACCGCCCGCCACAAGCGGCCGGCCAGGCTGACCACGGCCAGCACCAGGCCGCCGGCGACGATGCCGAGCCCGGCATCCAGTAGGGTCGGGGTGATCGCCTGCAGCAGCGGGCCGACCGCGGCGATGCCGCCCAGCCCCTGCGCCAGTTCGTCGATCCCGTGGTGCAGCACTGGCAGGCCATGGCTGAGGATGCCGCCGCCGACCATGAACATCGCCGCCGTGCCGATCACCGACAGGCTCTTCATCAGATAAGGCGCAGCCCGCAGGATACCGAGGCCGAGCCCGCGCAGCAGGCCCTGCTTCTGACTGAGGTAGAGGCCGCCGTCGTCGAGCTTGACGATACCCGCCACCAGGCCGTAGACGCCGATGGTCATGGCGATGGCGATCCCCGCCAGTACCAGAACCTGCTGGGTGAACGGTGCATCGGCGACGATGCCGAGGGTGATGGCGATGATTTCCGCCGAGAGAATGAAGTCGGTACGCACCGCGCCGCTGATCTTGGCCTTCTCCAAGGCCACCAGGTCGACCTGTGGGTCGCTCAACGCATCGCGCAGTTCGCCCCGTTCGGCCGCCTCCTCTTCGCGGCTGTGGAGAAAGCGATGCGCCAGCTTCTCGAAACCCTCGTAACAGAGAAAGGCGCCACCGAGCATCAACAGGGGCGTCACCGCCCAAGGCGCGAACGCACTGATGGCCAGCGCCGCCGGCACCAGGATCAGCTTGTTGCGAAACGAGCCCTTGGCCACCGCCCACACCACCGGCAACTCGCGCTCGGCCTTGACGCCCGCCACCTGCTGGGCATTCAACGCGAGGTCGTCGCCCAGCACCCCGCTGGTTTTTTTCGCCGCCACCTTGGTCATCAGCGAGACATCGTCGAGCACGCTGGCGATGTCATCGAGCAACGCGAGAAGACTGGTTCCTGCCATGAAGCTGTTCCTTGTGCTGAGAATTCGCCGGAGCTGGCGGCGAACTTAACAGCCGCAAGCGCGACTCGCCACCGTCTCCCCCAGGGTGCGTTCTCAATTATTTCCTTCGTTGCGCCTGCAAGCGGGCCATGCGGTGTTGCAGCCCTTGGCAAGGGAACGACCATTGCCTGCGGGCTGCGCCTTGCCTGGCCCGCTTGCAGGCAGCAACGCAATCGGGGGACATAACTGAGAACGCACCATAGCAATAGCTTGCAGGCGGGAAGCCGAACTACGAAGCTAAGACGATTAGCCACTGACTGGCGAGGATCAGCCTTGGACTGGCATACCCTGCTCACCCGCGAACGGCTCGGCAAACCGGTGCACAGCACCGAGGAACTCGGCCGCAGCCCCTTTCACAAAGATCACGACCGCATCATCTTCTCCGGCGCCTTCCGCCGCCTGGGGCGCAAGACCCAGGTCCATCCGGTGACCAGCAACGATCATATCCACACGCGTCTGACCCATTCGCTGGAAGTCAGCTGCGTCGGTCGTTCGCTGGGCATGCGCGTCGGCGAGATGATCCGCGACAGCCTGCCGGACTGG is drawn from Pseudomonas cavernae and contains these coding sequences:
- a CDS encoding MBL fold metallo-hydrolase produces the protein MRLYSLVALTLFSLASQAAELRFSLVKTAETEAREALTVEGGEWTRKVKVNHVAVLIQHHAATLLFDTGLGRQVDSQFAEMPAWLRPLLEYGPVLPVREQLDKDGIRIDRILLSHAHWDHASGLADYPEVPVWAPYEEIEFAEISTPPAILPSQFQHAVKWRPLVFQPWPFLGFEDSLDLFGDRSVVLVPLSGHTPGSVGLFLTLADGRRFFFTGDASWRLAGFTGPHEKFWFSRRQVDNDREATRNILQRVHNLLAKEPELTVIPAHDGEAQESLGFYPRWVE
- a CDS encoding OprD family porin, with product MHATPLARAVALATLGASLTLPSLAQAEFIKDSKGSLELRNFYFNRDLRQDSSPAPTQAKQEEWAQGFLLRLESGYTEGSVGVGVDALGLLGVKLDSSADRSGTGLLKRDRETGEAQDEYGELGLTAKLRASKSTLKVGTLLPKLPVVQYNDTRLLPQTFSGGALNSMEIDGLTFDAGRLRQYNQRDSSDYEDMVINGGGKRNITVAKGTTADHFDFAGGSYKWTDSLSTSYHYGQLDGFYQQHYLNLIHVWPIADKQSLKSDIRWARSTDDGTSNVDNKALNAMFTYTLGFQSFGLGYQKMSGDTGFAYINGTDPYLVNYIQISDFANKDEKSWQARYDYNFAGLGIPGLTFMTRYVTGDNVDQLTTSGEGTEWERNMDIAYVFQDGPLKNLGLKWRNATVRSNFANDLDENRLIVSYTMPLW
- a CDS encoding ammonium transporter, giving the protein MENLDNAVQALLHGSNTLFILLGAVMVLAMHAGFAFLEVGTVRLKNQVNALSKIISDFAISTLAYFFIGYWVAYGVTFLEPAAALTADHGYALVKFFFLLTFAAAIPAIISGGIAERAKFGPQLCATLLIVAFVYPFFEGMIWNGNFGLQAWLSARFGASFHDFAGSVVVHAMGGWLAFGAVVLLGKRNGRYRDGKLVAFAPSNIPFLALGSWILIVGWFGFNVMSAQTLVGISGLVAVNSLMAMVGGTVAALFVGRNDPGFLHNGPLAGLVAVCAGSDLMHPVGALATGLVAGALFVWAFTATQVKWKVDDVLGVWPLHGLCGVWGGIACGIFGQQALGGLGGVSLSSQLIGTGLGVLVALVGGFLVYGLLKAAVGIRLSQEDEYYGADLTVHKIGSINQE
- a CDS encoding DUF883 family protein; translation: MTTTNKSDALVAEFQALVGDTEKLLNETANLAGAEAEQLRTQVHESLKRARETLQGVEETLREHSKAAVDATETYVADHPWQSLGLAAALGFLLGLLAGRR
- a CDS encoding phage holin family protein; translated protein: MSDGRESTPHHASPRRLGAALLGLLHGHVELFGIELQEQKSRTLSLLLFAGFALIFGLLLLVGLSTLLLILFWDSYRLAAIIGLCLLYVVATAYCAVRLRAAVADESSPFSATLEELARDRERLLP
- a CDS encoding DUF808 domain-containing protein; this translates as MAGTSLLALLDDIASVLDDVSLMTKVAAKKTSGVLGDDLALNAQQVAGVKAERELPVVWAVAKGSFRNKLILVPAALAISAFAPWAVTPLLMLGGAFLCYEGFEKLAHRFLHSREEEAAERGELRDALSDPQVDLVALEKAKISGAVRTDFILSAEIIAITLGIVADAPFTQQVLVLAGIAIAMTIGVYGLVAGIVKLDDGGLYLSQKQGLLRGLGLGILRAAPYLMKSLSVIGTAAMFMVGGGILSHGLPVLHHGIDELAQGLGGIAAVGPLLQAITPTLLDAGLGIVAGGLVLAVVSLAGRLWRAVKA